TCCAAGCCCCGGGCCGACATTGGTGACCGCCGTGATGGCACCGGTGAGACTCGACATGGGGTCGACACCCACGGCCACCAAAAACACTGCCAACGCGACCGTCACCCCCATAAACAGCAGGATAAAGGTCACCAGGGAACGAATAATATCTTCGCTGATGGGGCGGTTGTTGTAACGCTCGCGGAAAATCCCCGCAGGATGTATTTGCTGCTTTAATTGCTCGCGCATGATGGCGCCGGCGATTTGAAAGCGGAAGATTTTAATCCCGCCAGAGGTAGAACCAGAGCAGGCGCCCACAAACATCAAAAACAAAAATGCCACATTGGCCAGTGGCCCCCAGCTTCCATAATCGGTAAGGCCATAGCCGGTGGTAGTAACCACAGAGACTACGTTAAAGCTGGTCAGACGCAGGGCATCCATAAAGGCGAGATCTTTCACATCGGCCAGCCAGAAACTGAGCGCAACACTGACCAGAGCCACAAACAGCAAAAAGCCTTTCACCTGGGCATCATTCCATACCGTCAGGCTGCGGCCACGCAGCATCTGCACAAAGATAAGTAAAGGCAAACCGCCTGCCAGCATAAAGCTGGTGCCTACCCAGTGTGCAGCCGGGCTGAAATGTGCCATGGACTCGTCTGATGTTGAATAGCCGCCTGTGGAGAGGGTGGTCATGGCGTGGTTAATGGCCTCAAACCAATCCATGCCCGCCAGGTGATAGCCGAGGCCGCAAAGTATGGTCAGCAGGATGTAAACCAGAAACAAATTCTTGGCCATGTCCTGGGTGCGAGGTGTGGACTTGTCGCTCCAGTCCGATGACTCAGTGCGAAACAGCCGCATGCCACCTACGTTCAAAAAAGGCAGTACGGCCACCGCCATCACGATAAAGCCAATTCCCCCCAGCCATTGCAGCAAAGAGCGCCAAATCAGGATGCTGCGGTCCATGCTATCCAAGCCCGACAGCACGGTCGAACCCGTGGTGGTGATACCCGACATGGTTTCGAAGAAGGCATCGGTATAGTTAATACCGTGATACAGGGTAAAAGGCATGGCCGCGAACAGGCTGACCACCAACCAGGTGATACTGGTCAGTAAAAACATGTCGCGAATATTGAGTTTGATATTTTTCTGCTGGCCGCTGCTGATACAGAAACTGGCGGCTGCCCCTGTGGCCAGAGAAGAAATCATAAAGGCGCCGGAAGTCTCATCCCCATGCAACAAGGCAAACAGCAGAGGGATAAGCATAAAGCCCGCCAACATCGACAAAAAAGTGCCGAGTATAAAGAGCAGCGGTCTTAGGTTCAGCATGGTTAGAAGAAGAAAGCGCTGGGTTGGAACAACCGTTCGACCTCGCCGATAAATTTCTTGTTTACCAGGAAGAGGATCACATGGTCGCCCTGTTCGATCACGGTTTTATCGTGGGCCATCAGCACTTCATCATTGCGAACAATGGCGCCAATGGTGGTGCCCGGCGGCAAGCGGATTTCCCCGATTTGTTTGCCTACTACCTTAGACGTGCTGGGATCTCCGTGGGCGATTGCCTCGATAGCCTCGGCGGCGCCGCGGCGCAGGGAGTATACGTTACAGATATCGCCCTGACGGATATGGGTCAGCAGTGCAGAAATGGTGGCTTGCTGCGGCGAAATCGCGATATCGATATTGGCTTCCTGAACGATATCCACATAGGCTTCACGCTGAATAAGCACCATCACTTTTTTAG
This portion of the Shewanella amazonensis SB2B genome encodes:
- a CDS encoding TrkH family potassium uptake protein; the protein is MLNLRPLLFILGTFLSMLAGFMLIPLLFALLHGDETSGAFMISSLATGAAASFCISSGQQKNIKLNIRDMFLLTSITWLVVSLFAAMPFTLYHGINYTDAFFETMSGITTTGSTVLSGLDSMDRSILIWRSLLQWLGGIGFIVMAVAVLPFLNVGGMRLFRTESSDWSDKSTPRTQDMAKNLFLVYILLTILCGLGYHLAGMDWFEAINHAMTTLSTGGYSTSDESMAHFSPAAHWVGTSFMLAGGLPLLIFVQMLRGRSLTVWNDAQVKGFLLFVALVSVALSFWLADVKDLAFMDALRLTSFNVVSVVTTTGYGLTDYGSWGPLANVAFLFLMFVGACSGSTSGGIKIFRFQIAGAIMREQLKQQIHPAGIFRERYNNRPISEDIIRSLVTFILLFMGVTVALAVFLVAVGVDPMSSLTGAITAVTNVGPGLGPVIGPAGNFASLPDSAKWALSLGMLLGRLEILTVAVLFHPKFWHY